CCTATAATGCAGGGGCTATTATTCCTGCTGGAAAAGAGTTTGACTCTGTATTGTCAGGTACAGTCGAAGCGGTACATGGTGCACCGGCCTGGACTCTTGGTTACTTCCCCGGAGCTATCTTCTACAACAATACTGTTGGTGGACTCACATATAATCAGCAGAGAATGTGGTTAAACTATGAAGGACTTGAACTGGCCCGAAAGAACTATAAACCTCTTGGTGCCCACTATGTCGGACCTCTGACTCCTCATAATGCTGAAGTTTTTATGCACAGCACAAAACCACTGAACTCTGTTGCCGACCTGAAGGGTTTCAAAGCCAGAATGGGTTCTGCTGCACTGAATGAAATCTTTGCCAGAATGGGTGCCGCTCCAGTATTCCTTCCCGGTGGAGAAGTTTATGAAGCTACACAGCGTGGTATTATTGATGGATTTGAGTATGTAACACCCTCTGTCAACTGGGGTATGGGATTTCAGGAAGTGACAGAGTATATGTATCTTTCTCCTTCCAGAGCTCCTACAGATGCACAGGCACTTTTTGTTAACCAGGAAGTCTGGGATGAACTGCCCAGAGACCTTCAGATTATTGTAACAGCTGCAACATTTCAGATTGCTGATGAATACTATACACAAGAGATTGTCAATGATGCTGCAGCTCTTATTGAGTTTGAAAACTATGGAACAAAAATTAAGAAAGTTCCTGCTGACATCGAAGCTCTCCTATTCAAAACAGCGGATGCCTACTATGCAGAGCAGGCTGATTCTGATCCTGCTTACAAAGAGATCTATGATTCTGTCATGGCATGGAAAAAGGTTTGCAGCCAGTTTAATATTCAGTAATTTTTGAGAATATCCCCTCTTGAAAAAGAGGGGATAACTTTTTTCAGGAGAAAAATTTATATGGTAAAAGAAATTATCAAAAAATTTGTAACAGGAATCGATAAAATGAGTGACTTCATGGGACAAGTCGTCAAATATTTGATTCTTGTACTAATATTCGTACTCTGCTTCGAAGTAGTTTCCCGTTATGTTTTTGACAAGCCGACGATCTGGGCGATGGAAACTTCTAAAATGGTTTTCGGAGCTATCGGGTCTTTGTGCTGGGGATATACTCTAAAAATTGGAGGACATGTCAGGGTTGACCTGTTCTACACCATGTTTTCAAAAAAATGGAAAGCCATCGTTGATGTAACACTTACCGCTTTATTTCTATTACCAATAGAACTCATCCTGATTTATACGGGGTATAAGTGGGCGTTTTTTGCACTCAAAGTAAATGAGAGAATGGTAGACAGCAGCTGGTTACCTCCTTCTGCTCCTTTCCGTTTTGTTCTGGCAATCGGGTTTACACTGTTTTTCATTCAGACAATTGCTGAAATTATTAAAGATATCTATTTTCTCATAATGAAAGAAAGCCTCATCGAAGTTGATGATACAAATAAAAAGGAGGTATTAATCTAATGGATATTGTACTAACTCCTGAATTCCTCACTATTGGAATGTTCTCCGTACTTTTTGTAGGTGTCCTCACAGGTTTTCCATTGGCTATCCCTATCGGTGGTGCCGGCCTTTTTTTTGGTTTTATGATGTTTGGCGATGCCTCATTCGATATGATTTATACGAGAGTTTACGCACAGTTGACCAATACTGGTTTTATGGCGGTACCTCTCTTTGTTTTCATGGGAGGAATGCTGGAGCGTTCGGGTATTGCCAGGCGGATGTATGAAAGTCTCTATATCAGCTTTGGACGTTTTAGAGGTGGTCTAGCCATTGTCAGTATCATGATCGGTACTATCATGGCTGCCTGTATCGGTGTTATTGCCGCATCCATCTCCATGCTGGCTATGGTTGCTCTCCCTGTTATGATCAAACGCGGTTATGATAAAGGACTGGCTACAGGATGTATCTGTGCCGGTGGTACCCTGGGTATTCTTATTCCTCCCAGTATTATGCTTATCGTTTATGGTCCCGCGGCCTGGATCTCTGTAGGTAAGTTATTTTCAGCAGCCTTTGGCCCTGGTCTGATGCTCTCGGTATTGTACATGCTCTACATTGCCATCCGAGCCTTCTTTCAGCCCAGTATTGCTCCTGCCATAAGCAAGGAAGAAGTTGGAAATTATACTTTCCTGACAAAGTTAAAGATGCTTGTTACATCCCTGCTTCCTACTTTAATCCTTATTCTGTCGGTATTGGGTGCTATCTATACGGGTATCGCAGCTCCAACTGAAGCCGCTGCTGTGGGAGCCATTATTTCAATTTTCCTCACCATTGCATATCGTCAATTTAGTTTTAAAGCCCTTATGGAAGTCTCCCTGAGTACAATTAAGTTGACCTGTATGGTTCTTTTGATCGCCAGTATGTCGACAGCTTTTGTCAGCGTCTTCCTTTCAGGGGGCGGTGGTGATGTTGTAAAAGACTTTATTCTGGGATTTCCCGGTGGTAAATGGTCTGTTTTTGCCATGATCATGGTCGTTACCTTTGCATTGGGAGCCTTTATTGACTGGGTCGGTATCATCTTTGTTCTTGTTCCGATCCTTTCTCCTATTATTCCCATGTTGGGATTTGATCCCCTCTGGTTTGCCATGATGATTATAGTCAACCTGCAGATGTCATTTTTGACACCTCCCTTTGCTTATGCCATGTTCTTTTTGAAAGGAGCGGCAGATCCGGAACTGGGTATTGAAACAAAAGATATAATCAGGGGCATGTTACCCTTTGTCGGAATTGTGGCCCTGGGCCTGGTCCTTATGATCATCTTCCCGCAAATTGTGCTATGGCTTCCCAGTAAAATGTAGCGAGGTAGTATGAGTATTGAATATATTGAAACAGAAAATGCTCCCGCTGCATTTGGACCTTTTGTTCAGGGAGTCCGGTTTGAGAACCTGGTCATTACTTCGGGAGCCTTGCCTTTACATCCCTCAAATGGGGAATTCATTGGCGGGGATATCAAAGAACAGACCAGACAGACCCTGGATAATCTATCTGCAGTACTTGAAGCGGCAGGTTCTTCACTGAAAAAAGTTCTGCTGATTACTGTCTATATGACGGATATGGATAGGTTCTCCGAAATGAACGAGGTATATGCCAGCTATTTTCCTGGACGCTGTCCTGCAAGGGCTGCCGTGGGCATTAGTGCTCTGGCTAAAAATGCCCAGATTGAAATGCAGGCTATTGCTGCCCGCTGAGGAGGTATTCTTTCCGATTGGAGTTTAAAGTATATGGCTGATAGACATTTGAGTTTGAACGAGGTGGCCTATCAAGCCATCAGAGAAAAAATTATTCAGGGTGAATTTAATCCGGGTTGCAGAATCCGGGAGGATCATCTTGCAGATGAAATCTCTATGAGCAGAACTCCAGTTCGGGAAGCTATTAACCGTTTAGTCTCTGATGGATTGATTATCAATAAAGCCCGTAAAGGACTGTATCTGATAGATCCAAGCAGGGAAGAATTTGAGAGTTATCTGGATATCCGGATAGCTCTTGAAAAACTTTCTGTTGAACAGTGTATTGATCGAATAGAGGAAGAGGGGCTGATGAGAATTTCAGAGGCCCTTGATGAATTCGGTTTTAGAATGAAGAATAAAAAGTATGATCTCTGTAATCAGCTGGATGGTGAATTCCATCTTCTGATTGCAGAGATTTCCGAGAATAAAAAACTTTATACCATACTCGATGAGCTCTCTTCTTTTTTTCTACAGACTCGAAGTCTGGAAAAGAAAGAAAATCCCGATGTTAAGAACATTAAGACTCTCAGGGAACATCGGATTATCTATGAAGCCATCCGGAATAAAGACAAAGTGATTGCCAAAGAGGCTCTTTTTAAAAATATAGATACAATGAGAGATAACCTTCACCTTCAGTGATTCCCCCGAATAATACAATTCTGCATCCATTCTATTGAAATGGCAAATCTCCCGGTATTACTTTCGAACCTTACTTGATCTCATATTTGAAAAAAAACCGGATTGAAAACTTCAATCCGGCTCTAAATCTATTTATTTAACAGCAAGCCGATCTACTGTAAGGATCCAAGCAGTTCTTTCATCCTCTGTTCTTTTTCTTCGGTAAACCTCTGAATCCCTTTGAAAATCCATTCGGGAGACAGCCTTGCTTCATCCATTATTTCAGCTAAGGTTCCACCGGTTCTCCAGTTGTTATCCCAATCCGGGGAGATGGCGTATTGTTCTGAAATATAATTGAAGGTGAATTCGGGCATCAGTTTTTTACCTGAAGTAGTTATGATTGTTGAGTTCATCCTGTCTCTCTTCCCGACAATGACAGATTTATATTCATCACTCTGGAGTGCAAAGAGTTGAGGACTCGATACATATACCAGCTTTACATACAAGCCAGCCTTTTCGATCATCGGCAGAGCTTTGACTGTATTGGCCATGGCGGATGTGCCCTGTATGTAAAAGGTTCCTTCTTCAGGTTTTCCCTCTTCAAAGGCCCGGACAATATAGGCTCCCTTTGCCGCATCCAGGTGAGAGGCCATTTTAAGTGAGTTCCTGTCTGGAATCTCGACGTTTGGTCGTGTCAGATGAAGAACAATGATAGATGGTTTTTTCAATTTAAGAGCTGCCGCCAGTACGACGGGTACTTCATTGTACTCCCAGGGGTACAGGTTTATCACGCTTCCTTCAGGAAAGAGCTGGGTCACACCCGGTGCAAAGACTCCAAAGTGTGTTCTGCTGTCATCAGCGGTTTCCGGTCCTGAATGGCTGGCAACATAAATGACTTTTCCCAGCTGAAGATCGCAGTCCTGATCCATCTGGCTGTACAGTCTGAGCATTCCATACACGAGGTATGAGAAGCTTCCGTAGGTCGAAGTCGCCCCCCAGAAACCGTCAAAGTCCTCTACGGGATTATCGCTGAAATTGACTGAGGCCATTCCTGCCATAATTCCGGCATTTGCAAATTCTGTGATGGATTGGGTCAGCAAGGCTCCATTTTCGGTCCCGGATCGTCCATACCAACCATAACCTTCAAAACCATTTTTACCCTGAGCAAATCCCGAGATATTGGTAGATCCGGCCAGGTCGGCTGAACTGGCTATAAAGAGGGGTCGTCCGTATTCCTGTGCTCCGAAAGAGTTGATCCAGGCTCCCCAATCTCCCAGTGCGGCCCTATTCGCTTTCATTTCACCGGGGGCCGCTGTGAGTTCACTGGGATAATTATTGTAATCATAGATTCTTTCGTCTTTGAAGGGATTGCCTTTTTTTCCAAGTTTAAAGCCTTCTATCTCATCGGGGACGCTATCCCCGATTGTGACGAGTCTGTCTGCAATAAAATCAACAAGTTCCTGATCGGATTTCAGCGTCTCTGCTATGACCTTCAGATTCTGTGTAAATTCATTTCTTAATTCAGTTTCATCTTCAGGAGCTTCTCCGCCGTAGTTTACAAATTCTACACCGTACTTTTCACAGAACTCTTTTTTGGTTTCCCAGAATACTTTCCCGTTTAAAGGGTGGGGGGCGCCATGGGATGAATTATCATATTTGAGGTATCCCCGGCCTTTTCTTGTTTTAAACCAGAGGACTCCAGGCTGTTTCTCTTTGTTCTCAAGATTGATCAGGGTCTGCATATTTTTCTGGAGGCTTCCCCAGTCACTGCCGTCTTCGGTCCCGCACACCTTCCATCCATGCCCTTTGAACCAATCCTCGGGTGTTCCATAGACCTTTGTACTGGTGGGGTTGTCATCGATACCGTAGTCGTTCCAGTCTACGAGAAAATACAGATTGTCCAGTGACAGACCCCAGGCGGAATTTGCAATTTCATGGGTGACTCCGGGAGTTAAACCGCCTTCCCCTTCCAGTAGAAAAACTTTAACCCCTTCAGCACCGGCTCTTTTCAAAGCCAGAGCTGCCCCGGCTGCCGCCGCAGACCCATGCCCGGAGGGGCCTGTGTTGAATTTCAGAAAAAGCGTTTTTCCTTCCATTTCGGCATGGCCCGACAGGCCTCCTTTCCGGCGGAAGTCTGCCAGATCTTCCCAATACAATGCCCATTCCTTTTCATTGTGAATTTTGTACTGTGGGTCTCCGGTCTGCTGGTATTTTATTCTCAAAGCTTCATTCAATACGGCAAATGTGGCATAGATCAGAGGGATTGTATGTCCTGCACCCAGGATGAATCTGTCACTAAATTTTTTATGGGGATTTCTAATATCCCATCGCATGGAATCGCCTAATAGAAGGGTCAGCAAGGCATGTACCTTCGATCGGGAACCTCCGGGGTGCCCGCTCTGTCTGTAGTTGATGATCAGGTCGATATTCTGATCTATTAGATCTTTTGTTTTCTCTAAGTAAGAATAATTCATTTTTTCTCCTTGAATTACCGGAGCTGTGTTATAGCTTCGGTGCATTAGTTGCCCAAGGCCAAAGCGCCTTAAAGGGGAGTGCAAGATTGAGTTTTCCCATCTGAATTCTGCTGCAAAAGTTGCTCTTATATAGAATAAAGGGCATATTGTTTTCTGTCAATATTATAAATAATAAATAATAAATTATAAATTATAATAAAATGTGCTATTATATAGATCCCATTTGAATTCTGGATAAAAAAATGTAAGGAGTATTTCCGTGAATAAGAATATGAGGAGCTATATCGCTCCCGGGATC
The Oceanispirochaeta sp. DNA segment above includes these coding regions:
- a CDS encoding TRAP transporter small permease subunit — encoded protein: MVKEIIKKFVTGIDKMSDFMGQVVKYLILVLIFVLCFEVVSRYVFDKPTIWAMETSKMVFGAIGSLCWGYTLKIGGHVRVDLFYTMFSKKWKAIVDVTLTALFLLPIELILIYTGYKWAFFALKVNERMVDSSWLPPSAPFRFVLAIGFTLFFIQTIAEIIKDIYFLIMKESLIEVDDTNKKEVLI
- a CDS encoding GntR family transcriptional regulator, which codes for MADRHLSLNEVAYQAIREKIIQGEFNPGCRIREDHLADEISMSRTPVREAINRLVSDGLIINKARKGLYLIDPSREEFESYLDIRIALEKLSVEQCIDRIEEEGLMRISEALDEFGFRMKNKKYDLCNQLDGEFHLLIAEISENKKLYTILDELSSFFLQTRSLEKKENPDVKNIKTLREHRIIYEAIRNKDKVIAKEALFKNIDTMRDNLHLQ
- a CDS encoding TRAP transporter large permease subunit, with amino-acid sequence MDIVLTPEFLTIGMFSVLFVGVLTGFPLAIPIGGAGLFFGFMMFGDASFDMIYTRVYAQLTNTGFMAVPLFVFMGGMLERSGIARRMYESLYISFGRFRGGLAIVSIMIGTIMAACIGVIAASISMLAMVALPVMIKRGYDKGLATGCICAGGTLGILIPPSIMLIVYGPAAWISVGKLFSAAFGPGLMLSVLYMLYIAIRAFFQPSIAPAISKEEVGNYTFLTKLKMLVTSLLPTLILILSVLGAIYTGIAAPTEAAAVGAIISIFLTIAYRQFSFKALMEVSLSTIKLTCMVLLIASMSTAFVSVFLSGGGGDVVKDFILGFPGGKWSVFAMIMVVTFALGAFIDWVGIIFVLVPILSPIIPMLGFDPLWFAMMIIVNLQMSFLTPPFAYAMFFLKGAADPELGIETKDIIRGMLPFVGIVALGLVLMIIFPQIVLWLPSKM
- a CDS encoding Rid family detoxifying hydrolase; its protein translation is MSIEYIETENAPAAFGPFVQGVRFENLVITSGALPLHPSNGEFIGGDIKEQTRQTLDNLSAVLEAAGSSLKKVLLITVYMTDMDRFSEMNEVYASYFPGRCPARAAVGISALAKNAQIEMQAIAAR
- a CDS encoding transketolase, which gives rise to MNYSYLEKTKDLIDQNIDLIINYRQSGHPGGSRSKVHALLTLLLGDSMRWDIRNPHKKFSDRFILGAGHTIPLIYATFAVLNEALRIKYQQTGDPQYKIHNEKEWALYWEDLADFRRKGGLSGHAEMEGKTLFLKFNTGPSGHGSAAAAGAALALKRAGAEGVKVFLLEGEGGLTPGVTHEIANSAWGLSLDNLYFLVDWNDYGIDDNPTSTKVYGTPEDWFKGHGWKVCGTEDGSDWGSLQKNMQTLINLENKEKQPGVLWFKTRKGRGYLKYDNSSHGAPHPLNGKVFWETKKEFCEKYGVEFVNYGGEAPEDETELRNEFTQNLKVIAETLKSDQELVDFIADRLVTIGDSVPDEIEGFKLGKKGNPFKDERIYDYNNYPSELTAAPGEMKANRAALGDWGAWINSFGAQEYGRPLFIASSADLAGSTNISGFAQGKNGFEGYGWYGRSGTENGALLTQSITEFANAGIMAGMASVNFSDNPVEDFDGFWGATSTYGSFSYLVYGMLRLYSQMDQDCDLQLGKVIYVASHSGPETADDSRTHFGVFAPGVTQLFPEGSVINLYPWEYNEVPVVLAAALKLKKPSIIVLHLTRPNVEIPDRNSLKMASHLDAAKGAYIVRAFEEGKPEEGTFYIQGTSAMANTVKALPMIEKAGLYVKLVYVSSPQLFALQSDEYKSVIVGKRDRMNSTIITTSGKKLMPEFTFNYISEQYAISPDWDNNWRTGGTLAEIMDEARLSPEWIFKGIQRFTEEKEQRMKELLGSLQ
- a CDS encoding TRAP transporter substrate-binding protein; its protein translation is MKKRVLSLMLVAAALFSLLVSCGGSSTADAGEVKEAPKKVIKWKMQSWASAGDSTYDAAVKLGKMVEAASDGRLIITPYNAGAIIPAGKEFDSVLSGTVEAVHGAPAWTLGYFPGAIFYNNTVGGLTYNQQRMWLNYEGLELARKNYKPLGAHYVGPLTPHNAEVFMHSTKPLNSVADLKGFKARMGSAALNEIFARMGAAPVFLPGGEVYEATQRGIIDGFEYVTPSVNWGMGFQEVTEYMYLSPSRAPTDAQALFVNQEVWDELPRDLQIIVTAATFQIADEYYTQEIVNDAAALIEFENYGTKIKKVPADIEALLFKTADAYYAEQADSDPAYKEIYDSVMAWKKVCSQFNIQ